From one Oncorhynchus clarkii lewisi isolate Uvic-CL-2024 chromosome 6, UVic_Ocla_1.0, whole genome shotgun sequence genomic stretch:
- the LOC139412035 gene encoding DNA polymerase kappa gives MATGGTSSSSGEGFLSRMALNDNKAGMEGLNRDKINKIIMESSKGSRFYENELKKEQQVNQRIERMMLQKAHITEQQLSKAQAQVEKMISDLERGRDLSRVIVHVDMDAFYAAVETRDCPDLMDKPMAVGSMSMLSTSNYHARKFGVRAAMPGFIAKKLCPNLVIVPTNFDKYRAVSAEVREVFADYDPHFLPMSLDEAYLDISDHLEQRRGWPEALRTHRLHTNNTGTARVEDHGGLQETVEVEGLSPVLFENSPSSSPCLQDAAGGEVEVFGTCAEEAVREMRFRIEQKTSLTASAGIAPNMMLAKVCSDKNKPNGQYRLPSNRQAVIDFIQDLPVRKISGIGKVTEKMLGALGITSCSHLGQEMALLALLFSETSWHHFLHISMGLGSTHIERDGERKSMSTERTFGEMGAFEEQFSLCRELCQDLAQDLQKEALKGKTVTLKLKNVNFEVKTRAWTLPCAVATTEELFAVAKDLLKTEIDNVSPQPLRLRLMGVRVSSFASADDKKPLQKSIVGFLHKKQTDSNSTSQISSHKPVKEHPPKPPGQTQPSACPSMVQQRQGQEGHAWVPSRGGVEVGGTGENQQSFLQRAHAQRLRLQAEREDPPEKGDCNGFETRRGPTSSTTTPEGTQTHTPKNTNTSAETDIYMSALTASDKMTHEPSAHASTSSCCSTEPESGTDSLTCPVCFREVNTTELTVFNRHVDQCLSGVTMGQNNHTDTELERGPRVCEEEVEKERTGGKREEGPKEKGSELLSRCMLDSVGLQLDSSAGDHTESTTGLLLYDTSTANISLSTVGLNPVCLNTCPNGDVSIHRANTLKVSSQSDPRVRVCLLSPGGPRPMTTPKPKSRDHRGPALTCPVCQETQDTNDLTLFNRHVDLCLNQEVLHELGGLASVDRTTHTAPPAAHKEREQPLQRALQKGKSKRRGLSPPPPSKKAKALGPALNTIDKFFR, from the exons ATGGCGACAGGGGGGACCTCCTCTTCCAGTGGGGAGGGCTTCCTCTCAAGAATGGCCCTCAATGACAACAAGGCTGGAATGGAGGGCCTTAACAGGGACAAGATTAACAAGATCATCATGGAGTCCTCCAAG GGCTCCAGGTTCTATGAGAACGAGCTGAAGAAGGAACAGCAGGTGAACCAGCGCATTGAGAGGATGATGTTGCAGAAAGCACACATCACTGAGCAACAGCTGAGCAAAGCACAAGCACAG GTGGAGAAGATGATCTCTGACCTGGAGAGGGGTCGTGACCTGAGCCGTGTGATTGTGCATGTGGATATGGATGCCTTCTATGCTGCGGTGGAGACGAGAGACTGTCCTGACCTGATGGACAAACCCATGGCCGTGGGCTCCATGAGCATGTTG TCAACATCCAACTACCATGCCAGGAAGTTTGGGGTTCGTGCCGCCATGCCTGGCTTCATCGCAAAGAAGCTCTGCCCAAACCTGGTTATTGTTCCAACCAACTTTGACAAATACAGAGCAGTGAGCGCTGAA GTCCGGGAGGTCTTTGCAGACTATGACCCTCACTTCCTGCCCATGAGTCTCGACGAAGCATACCTGGACATCAGTGACCACCTTGAGCAGAGGAGAGGCTGGCCAGAGGCCCTCCGTACCCACCGTCTCCACACCAACAACACTGGGACAGCTAGAG ttgaggACCATGGTGGCCTACAGGAGACAGTAGAGGTAGAGGGTTtgtctcctgtcctgtttgaGAACAGCCCCAGCTCCTCCCCCTGTCTGCAGGATGCTgctgggggagaggtggaagtgTTTGGGACCTGTGCCGAGGAGGCGGTAAGAGAGATGCGCTTCCGCATCGAGCAGAAGACCTCACTAACTGCCAGCGCAG GCATTGCCCCAAACATGATGCTGGCCAAGGTGTGTAGTGATAAGAACAAACCCAACGGCCAGTACAGACTCCCCTCTAACCGACAGGCTGTCATAGACTTCATACAGGACCTGCCAGTCCGGAAG ATCTCAGGCATTGGGAAGGTGACCGAGAAGATGCTGGGAGCTCTAGGTATCACCAGCTGTTCCCATCTTGGCCAGGAGATGGCGCTGCTGGCCCTGCTGTTCTCTGAGACGTCTTGGCATCACTTCCTCCACATCTCCATGGGCCTGGGCTCCACACACATCGAGAG GGACGGAGAGAGAAAAAGCATGAGTACAGAGAG GACTTTTGGAGAGATGGGTGCATTCGAGGAGCAGTTCTCGCTGTGCAGGGAGCTGTGCCAAGACCTGGCTCAGGACCTGCAGAAGGAGGCGCTCAAG GGCAAGACAGTGACGTTGAAGCTGAAAAATGTCAACTTTGAGGTGAAAACCAGAGCGTGGACGTTGCCGTGTGCTGTTGCTACGACGGAAGAGCTCTTTGCTGTCGCTAAGGACTTGCTGAAGACTGAGATCGACAACGTCAGCCCCCAGCCACTGAGACTGAGGCTTATGG GCGTTCGGGTTTCCAGTTTCGCCAGTGCTGACGACAAGAAACCCCTGCAGAAGAGCATTGTGGGATTTCTCCATAAAAAACAGACTGACTCTAATAGCACCTCCCAGATCTCCTCCCACAAGCCTGTGAAAGAGCATCCACCTAAGCCTCCAGGCCAGACTCAGCCCTCTGCCTGCCCTTCCATGGTACAGCAGAGACAGGGGCAAGAGGGTCACGCCTGGGTACCCAGCcggggaggggtggaggtgggCGGGACTGGGGAGAACCAGCAGTCCTTCTTGCAGAGAGCTCACGCCCAGAGGCTGCGACTGCAAGCTGAGAGAGAGGACCCACCAGAGAAGGGAGATTGTAATGGCTTTGAGACCAGACGGGGCCCAACCTCATCGACCACCACCCCCGaagggacacagacacacactccgaAGAATACAAATACATCAGCAGAGACAGACATCTATATGAGTGCATTGACAGCTTCGGACAAAATGACACATGAACCTTCAGCCCATGCGTCTACTTCATCATGCTGTTCAACAGAGCCAGAGTCAGGGACAGACAGTCTGACCTGCCCTGTATGCTTCAGGGAGGTGAACACCACAGAGCTGACAGTCTTCAACAGACACGTTGACCAGTGTCTCAGTGGGGTTACTATGGGGCAaaacaatcacacagacacagagctagagagaggccCCCGTGTCtgtgaggaggaggtggagaaagagagaactggagggaagagggaggaggggccgAAGGAGAAAGGTAGTGAGCTGCTCAGTAGGTGCATGTTGGACTCAGTGGGCCTTCAATTAGACTCAAGTGCAGGTGATCATACGGAGTCCACTACAGGTTTACTTCTATATGATACGAGTACAGCTAATATTTCACTAAGCACTGTGGGCCTGAACCCTGTCTGCCTTAACACTTGTCCAAATGGAGATGTATCTATACATAGAGCTAACACCCTGAAGGTTTCATCTCAAAGTGACCCTCGTGTTCGGGTTTGTCTGTTGTCCCCTGGTGGCCCTCGGCCAATGACTACGCCCAAGCCCAAGTCACGTGACCACAGAGGCCCCGCCCTCACCTGTCCAGTGTGTCAGGAGACCCAGGACACCAATGACCTCACCCTTTTTAACCGACACGTTGACCTCTGTCTGAACCAGGAAGTCCTGCATGAGCTTGGGGGACTGGCATCTGTGGACCGCACCACCCACACCGCACCACCTGCTGCCCACAAAG AGCGAGAGCAGCCCCTGCAGAGAGCGCTGCAGAAAGGCAAGAGCAAAAG GAGAGGCTtgtctcccccacccccctctaaGAAGGCCAAAGCCCTGGGCCCAGCTTTGAACACTATTGACAAGTTCTTCAG GTGA
- the LOC139412036 gene encoding ankyrin repeat and death domain-containing protein 1B-like, translating to MEKRSLKEIPSLKERMGAQLKELNLNPKTLKNSKKAVKGFTDFIQNKETEETDNSYDNKEMLLALEKEYIDAAKINDVQTMKLLGKAVNVDAKNLHDRTALHYAVAGKNIEAVQVLLQRRANLNQADKHGVTAIHLAAWFGSVTILKLLVQGGADPTVQNAVGLNIMHCAAINNHTDIVTFIIYDLMMKELDKEDLSGHRVFASAAEHGSVEMLQMLMEEAYNMATMEEDQNGDTPLHLAASNGHLDAVQLLLKSFDTRDEVNKLGETALYLAADAAHEDCVQALLEAGCDPNIVTMGQSSALHPVSEKGHTSLVKLLIENTAQMDLQNQHLQAPLYLAVKNCHIPVIHTLLEAGCNVNITDHRSQTVLHVAAELARVDIVDMLLKAGMDLTLQDKQGKTALAVAARADEVIIVDMIIKAERYFTWRRANTELNENLHSQSPLTFKLDHRAESKHVRGTAWHLAYRLLEPGDWKRLALHWHFTEQQVAAIEEQWTGKRSYQDHGNRMLLIWLHGSELAQLNPAKELYQGLLAIDNKTVADKIRMDTEDGDMKKCILS from the exons ATGGAGAAAAGGTCCTTGAAGGAGATACCGTCTctgaaggagaggatgggggCACAGCTGAAGGAACTAAACCTGAACCCTAAAACACTGAAAAACTCAAAAAAAGCAGTGAAGGGATTCACAGACTTTATACAGAATAAGGAGACGGAGGAGACAGACAACAGCTACGATAATAAAGAGATGT TGTTGGCGCTAGAGAAGGAGTACATTGACGCAGCAAAAATAAATGATGTACAGACCATGAAGCTTCTGGGGAAGGCGGTCAATGTCGACGCAAAGAACTTG CATGATCGCACTGCCCTGCACTATGCAGTAGCTGGAAAAAACATAGAGGCCGTCCAAGTACTTCTACAGCGCAGAGCAAATCTCAATCAAGCGGACAAG CATGGAGTGACAGCCATCCACCTGGCTGCCTGGTTTGGGAGTGTAACCATCCTGAAGTTGCTTGTGCAGGGTGGTGCTGACCCAACTGTTCAGAATGCG GTGGGACTGAACATCATGCACTGTGCTGCCATCAACAACCACACCGACATTGTGACGTTCATTATCTACGACTTGATGATGAAAGAACTGGACAAAGAGGACCTG tcTGGACACAGGGTGTTTGCGTCGGCAGCAGAGCATGGCTCTGTTGAGATGCTGCAGATGTTGATGGAGGAGGCATACAATATGGCCACCATGGAggaagaccag AATGGGGACACACCTCTGCACTTGGCTGCCAGCAATGGCCATTTGGATGCCGTCCAGCTACTGTTGAAGAGCTTTGATACTCGTGATGAAGTCAATAAG CTTGGGGAGACGGCTCTGTACCTGGCTGCTGACGCTGCCCATGAGGACTGTGTCCAGGCTCTGTTGGAGGCAGGCTGTGACCCAAACATTGTCACCATG GGCCAAAGCAGTGCTCTACACCCTGTCTCAGAGAAGGGTCACACGTCGTTGGTGAAACTCCTCATAGAAAACACGGCCCAGATGGACTTACAAAACCAG CACCTCCAGGCTCCTCTCTACCTGGCAGTGAAGAACTGTCACATCCCTGTCATCCACACACTTCTGGAGGCTGGCTGCAACGTCAACATCACTGATCAT AGGTCCCAGACTGTCCTGCATGTAGCAGCAGAGCTGGCCAGAGTGGACATTGTTGACATGCTTCTGAAAGCTGGGATGGACCTGACCCTCCAGGACAAG CAGGGTAAGACAGCACTGGCTGTGGCAGCCCGAGCAGACGAAGTCATCATCGTGGACATGATCATCAAGGCAGAGAGATATTTCACATGGAGGAGG GCCAACACTGAGCTTAATGAGAACCTTCACAGCCAGTCTCCGCTGACGTTTAAATTAGACCATCGCGCGGAGAGCAAACATGTCCGCGGTACGGCCTGGCACCTGGCCTACCGCCTGCTGGAGCCGGGTGACTGGAAGAGGCTGGCGCTGCACTGGCACTTCACCGAGCAGCAGGTGGCTGCCATCGAGGAGCAGTGGACAG GGAAGCGGAGCTACCAGGACCATGGGAACAGGATGCTGTTGATCTGGCTCCATGGGTCAGAGCTGGCCCAGTTGAATCCAGCTAAAGAGCTGTACCAGGGCCTGCTTGCCATAGACAACAAGACCGTAGCAG ATAAAATACGAATGGACACAGAGGACGGAGACATGAAGAAATGCATCCTTTCATAA